The genomic window AGGCATTGAAGGTCGTTGTGCATGGGAAAATGAGGAGAGGACAGACTAAAGAGGCTGTGAAGTATGTCGAGAGGTTGATTGATATTGAGCCTGAGCAAGTTGAATGGAGGCTTTTGGAGGCACTTTGTTATGAGATGATGGGTCAGTTGAGTAAGGCTAAAACGTTGTTCAAGGAAATCTTGATAGAGAGACCTCTTTTGCTTAGAGCTTTGCACGTATGATTCTTGATCCGGTATTCCTgtcttctgaattttttttcctacaaaaTAGTAGCTGTGTGTGCAGAAAAATAACCTTGGGTGTGtgtgcttttgttttttcattaaatgcCTACATGTACGAGTGCTGAGATGATCACAGAGTTGCACAAAAGCATTTGCTCTAGCTATCTGTTTTGAAAGTTATGGAGGCTGACTACTAACGGAGTTCAAATATGGGTGAATAAATAATCTGGTCAGAAAAAATTGCTTCCTAGAGGGATAGGTGATTAGTTTGAAAAGGTACAAGTAGATATACAGCCGTTTCTGTAATTGACCTCATAAagctttttcttaattttaccaAAGATTACCCTTTGTTCATTATGGGAACAGAGACGCTACTGATTGATGGATGCAAAGGCTTGAGCATAGAACCGTTGAGCCATTCCAATCTGTGTTACTTTCTGAAGTCTTTGTGGTAGTATTATTTTATACATAGTTTCTTCTCATGTATTTGTTTAGAAGTCATCTCCTCAAACAGTCAAACATGTTGTTCTCAATACAATTGGCTGTGACCTAGATTTCTTTCTTGAGTTCCAGTTTTCGTTATTCAAGTTAGAAAGGTGGGTAGGGGAGAAATCTTTAGGAAGGATGGATGTGTTTGGAAGCAATTCAATAAAACTGGAGCTTTAGAGACCACTGAAGTGATATCTGTTGAAAATCACTTCTttgataacataatttaaatattactatATTAGATTTTTACAGTAACATCGTTTAATGACAAGTgatcaaatttcatttttcttgttgcCAGTTATAGCTCCTTGGGTTTGAATTTAATCCCACAGTTTGTCGAAACTCATCTCCTAGTTAAACCAGCACGCCTACTTTGTGTCTGTGGCTGATGATTATGAGCTTGGTACTTTCTGATTTCTTGACCATTGGTATTCTTATCACTGTTTCATTTCTATTTGGTTATAGTACAATGGGCAAACTGCAAATAAGGATTTGGCTTGGGAATGAGTTTTCAGTAATTCCAGGAGTAATCAGATTTCATTCCTATTGCTCCTGTTATCAAGGGATTCAACTAATAATTAGCTTTCTTATTGGCAATTAGAATGGAAATTCATTCCTCAAACAACTATAAGATAATCcttttcgttctttttttttatcaagggtTCCATAGTCCCTTGTGTTGCTATTAATTATGTTAATGTGTCATCTTCATCAGATTTCACTTTACTAGTTGATGGAAAGCCATGAACAACTCGACAAGACctcaatatttatcaaaatactcTTATTGAGTAGCTCCATTCCTAGCCACTGAGATTGAATCATGAATTGCATGGTGGCATAGGATTTCTTAGAGAACCATTGTCTATATAACTAGCACATCAATATGCCATCACATTTCTATGTTGATACCAGCATCTGTGACTTTGACTTTTTAGTTTTCAGTGTTCTTTCTCGTCACTGGCAATTAGAAGTAGTATTTGACTCTCTGTTCGGTGCAGGGTCTGGCATTGGTGATGCACAAAAGTCTTGAAGGTCCAGCTGTCTTTGAGATGCTGAATAAAGCTCTGGAAGTTGCCCGTCGTGAAAAAAGAGTCACTGAGGAGAGAAACATTAGAATTCTAATTGCACAAATGCTTGTTGTCAAGGTGAGTCCCATCAGCTAGTTCTTTCTTTTCCAAGGTCAAGTGGGATATGAGGAGTGTTAGACCTCGTAAAAATTGTTCCACACTATACTTTGTGCAAATGCATGTTTGAAAATAGGGCATTAATAAGTGCCATTGAACTGGAAAAAGGGAAAGATATTGATTGGTAGATAATGGATCAAGTCAACGAATTGATTTTCCCacttttaatatgttaaaactTGCATACTTTGCAGGGGGAATTGGAGGAAGCTTTGAAGAAATTTCAAGGTCTGGTTAGTGACAACCCACGAGATTTTCGGCCTTATCTTTGCCAGGTAAGCTTGTTTCAATTGTATGTTCCTGCTTGCAAATGGGTAACATAAATTGATTCTTTCAGTTTTCTTAAACTTAAAGTTTGAGGCACTACACCATCTTTTAAAGATTTCAAATCTGCTCATAATTTTCTTACATTTATCTTGAAGCACGTTGCctttaatttatatcaaatttcaGGTGTCCATAATTTGTTGCTTATGACAGTATGGTTGTCTATATTCTGTTGAGAGTTCTGAAAGAGACACTGTACCCTTAAATCTTACTTCTTACTGAGCACCAGTCAAGTTTCATTCTAAGTTGGAAACAACCTTGTATATAACTAGTAGCAGCAAGCATGTTTACTGATACTCTGATGAAATACAGTATTTTTGGCTCTTCCTGAGTTGTCATGTGTTCCACAAAATTTGGAGAAGAACATTTTTTGTGTAAATCCTCAATCTCCTATGGCAAATATTGATTACTAATTGTGCAGGAATGCAATTAACAGAATGGAGTTGTAGCATaaagaattaaatattaaagttttacttTTATCAATAACCAATAATGGGAATTTGTGGCAGGGAATAATATACAGTCTGTTGGGTAGAAAAGAAGCAGCTGCGGAACATTTTGAAACGTATCAGAGCCTTGTGCCAGATGAATTTCCACAAAGGATGTTTCTTGATGATGTTGTATTGGAAGCGAAAACCAAGTCCCGGGAATGGTTTCAGGAGGAGTGTCAAGCTGAATCCTCATACAAGAAATAAAGCACCAGCTCAGCTTTGAGTGTATTGTACTGTGATAAAATACTCTTAGAAAATTTAAGCTAGAAAGTAAATTTTGACAGCAATATATAGAGTAGTTACAGTCCAATGATCAACTTAAGTGCTGCAACTTGGGAAGGCAATGGATCATGCGGATACTGCATTTGTCTAGGAGTCGAATAACTAGTTCACCATTTGGATAAAATTAGTGGTTGTTCCACTTGCAGTGTTTGTGTTTTTGCAGTTTTACTGCTAGAAGGAATTCCCTGGCTCCATTTTTGTTGTCATACTGAACTAAACAATTGTTATAACTTATCTATAATGCTTATGATTTGCATGACATGCAGTCATGGTGAGACATCTAGGTGCTACAGTGATTTTctcagtaaataaaaaaaacagaggcgTCTGTTTACTCATATCATATTTATTCTCATTTTGTTCTTTCACTAGTTCTGTGCCATTTGAGTTCCACATGTTTTAGTCTGGGCATCAATGCTAAAGAAGATTTTTCAGAATATTTCGAAGGGTGAGCTCGCAAGGGACAATATAGCTAGAAGACTCATTTAACTTTTACATGtagttatttttgtaaaatgtttttttttaaaatatattaaaatattatttttatttattttttatattaaaacattaaaacaatttaaaaatactaaaaaaataattaaaaattaaaaaattaacattttaacaaaaaaaaaaaacaggttccACTTCTATGCATCGAAATGATCGGTATTTGCATAGCCGGATCTGATTTGAAGTCggagtgttttttttctctatctttcaattttaaaggggaaaaaaaataaaaacatagcaCCAGGCGGCATAAAGGacttaagtatatatatatagggatgATTTCACCATAATTGTGTCAAATGGAAACTTAAGTATTGTTTGGCAAAGAAGAATAGAACAAtggaaatgaaaatgaaagttttattcttatattgtaagtatttaattaaaaaaaaatgaaagggaaatAGGACCGAAGAGTCAGAACGGAAATTAAACatggtttaaatgtttttaaagaaccattattttaattaaaaacatggtttaagTTGTTCTCACGTGAGAGGCAGGACTACAAACAAGGaccatgaataatattttttaaagaatgatatattaattttatttattttatattaattatttttatcatcatcatcaccttagtattatttttctttttaagaaaaaactcatCTTTATTACATCACTAGTATTTAACCACATCTCATCATCACCATTATTGTTCTATCACCATTTTCTTGATggttgtattattttaaaaaaatatattattgttataatACAATGATTATCTCACCATCTACTTATCCTCCTTTTTCAcatcattattaataaaaaaatatttttttaattattatttcttgtcATTTTAAACTaggtgttaaaaaattaaatatcattcttATTCATTATCACCattccaaaaatattattgaaattaaaatatcattgtgtTCTTCCATTCTCATCCCAATTTCAAACATTTATTCTTgataatcaaataatcaaatgttatgtttatagatgaaattgaaaaaataaatatataccatattgaaaaaaatatccatgTTGTTACAAGTGAAACTAGTTAGATGAAACTAGATTATTAACATGCGATATGCTACGGATCATACCAAAATTCttttaaacacataaaaaaaaaaaggtcacagCATTGCCAATGCGTTTTacaatgaggaaaaaaaatttagccgtgaaaacaaaatttaatgcaaatatttaatcaaatagtCCGAGAATTATATGggcaaataaatataaaaatagtttttaacatcaattaaaagctaagacataaaGTTGACAAACATATACAGATAAAGATATCAAATCCAAGATAGGTTGAATGACCGCTCAAAACTCGATTTGATCTATAACAAATTTTAAAGACtccatgtgttttttaataatgaggTGATGGCATCTTAGTCTGACACAATTCAATTCAAGTTAATATGTCAAACATGTGATTCGGACATGGTCATGGTTGAGTTTAATAGTTTttctaaacaattattttttatttaattatataataacaaaaatagatgatcatagtaaaacaataaaatgaaatataaaatgaacGACCATAATGTGTTGCACAAAACAAGCGctagctaatattaaaaaataatctctataattttatttgaaaacaaaacaaaaatgaacaatattaaaaaaaaatatctagttaGATGACTCGCATTTTACCACTTGTTAAATGAaaagttttttaacataaaaacttAATGTGTTGCCACTTCTAAcgtgttttttacataaaaatatatatttaattatgaattgaaaagttaatacatatatttaattaataaaataaaataaatatatgtgtcaataaatatataaaaaagttaatgtcaactaaaaactaaactataaaattaaaagataaatataaatcatgatatatatatcGCATGATGATTCATAAACCCGTTTGGGTTCAAtaattttgtcttttgaaaccattataagttaataaaaataaacaattacagGAAGTGAATGAGTGaaatttaaagggaaaaaacactatataattttgcataaaaagAATGGtagctaatataaaaaaaattacctaatataaaaaaaattacaatcttgtatgaaaattaaataaaaaaataaatgatattttattaaaaaaaatataacaaaaacattaataattaacatattttaattaatttcaactaAAATTGAACACATATACTTAATTAAaccatttcaatatatataaaaagttaaaaaagggTTGGATACCTGAGCCTAGTCCAATAAAAGATAAAGTCACGCTAAAGCCTGccctttaatatttgttttcctgACATAAGGGTAGACAACCTTTTgttcgtctttttttttttaaaaaaatctccttATCTAATTTTTCACTACCGCATTGTTGGTCGGAGGGTTATTATTTACTTAAATCCTATTTTATAACTTGTTTTAACctataaacaccaaaaaaaaccctataatttaaaaaaactaatctcccaacccaaaaaaaaccctaaatagaaaaaaaccttCCTCAactttgatctatttttttagcaaCATGAAACTCCAAAAACACCCCAATTACATTCCTCGTGTTAGGGGGAACACTTTAAcactaaatttaattatttttttttaattaaaatccgATCAATcaacttctttctcttttcttcgtTATTTTCTAACgattttctcttaaaatatgaataatataaagttttgtatcaaaatatataattatgaaacttacaaaactaaaaattatttttggacaatttttaaaactagaagGTATTggatctatttattttttaaaaaaggattgtcattcttcttttttaattttgattctcaaACTCTAAATTTcttacaaataacaaaattggttttgtttttttaaattgagcaTTAAagttgtgatgtttttttttttttttcagatcatgataatttactataaatcaaatcaaaataaatttgtaaaattcaATCCCGAAAAAGCAATGTAAaagaaataagttgaaaaaaattaaaaaaaaaagaaaaaaaagcaaattatgGTGTGAAtccataataataaattgaggAACATTGTTTTCAAGAGGAGAATAAATTTCTCTTTAGCAGTGTTTTAAAGcgacaaatatttttctttttcatttaattttaattttaataacttaataataattaattaataatatgcaTGGTCTAAAATCAATAAGGAAACTCAAATATGAAACTCCCTGGCAGCTTAAATTTAAACATT from Populus trichocarpa isolate Nisqually-1 chromosome 5, P.trichocarpa_v4.1, whole genome shotgun sequence includes these protein-coding regions:
- the LOC7486343 gene encoding protein SLOW GREEN 1, chloroplastic, with the protein product MGSIKTFSAYPPSSQFQNLKLSKDCFFFNPLKPPLCSFNPLNIHNRHRLRISSKHSCMSPFPQILTSSLSKTNYKFTNFLSEKVLVSLVGAFIFIGSFGLNTRQSLALPAQTTGPSVNLEEKRDAHMEKSEDEEMFEKVLEMEPRNVEALKVVVHGKMRRGQTKEAVKYVERLIDIEPEQVEWRLLEALCYEMMGQLSKAKTLFKEILIERPLLLRALHGLALVMHKSLEGPAVFEMLNKALEVARREKRVTEERNIRILIAQMLVVKGELEEALKKFQGLVSDNPRDFRPYLCQGIIYSLLGRKEAAAEHFETYQSLVPDEFPQRMFLDDVVLEAKTKSREWFQEECQAESSYKK